A region of Geobacillus sp. 46C-IIa DNA encodes the following proteins:
- a CDS encoding YaaL family protein produces the protein MLWRRKGKLKRQFDEKLIAELQKARTEWLEQKQLIEKSVDPSLEVLSALQLAEAKYFFLLREAKHRRITLKEVR, from the coding sequence TTGCTATGGCGGCGGAAGGGAAAACTAAAAAGACAATTTGATGAAAAACTAATCGCCGAGCTGCAAAAAGCAAGAACCGAGTGGCTCGAACAAAAACAGCTTATCGAAAAAAGCGTTGATCCATCGCTGGAGGTGCTGAGCGCGCTCCAACTGGCGGAGGCGAAATATTTTTTTCTCCTCCGCGAAGCGAAGCACCGCCGCATCACATTGAAGGAAGTGCGTTGA
- the tmk gene encoding dTMP kinase codes for MNGYFFSFEGPEGAGKTTMIGKLESFLRGRGFDVMVTREPGGVRIAEAIRALILNREYTEMDGRTEALLYAAARRQHLLEKIVPALEAGRVVLCDRFVDSSLAYQGFARGLGVEEVWKINEFAIDGYMPSLTVYFDIDPHIGLERIRQNREREVNRLDLEALSFHDKVREGYRELAKRFADRIVVIDASRPLDDVFSETATAVLSRLEGRSKRDFHESGRDDSHWT; via the coding sequence ATGAACGGGTATTTTTTTTCGTTTGAGGGGCCGGAAGGGGCCGGAAAAACGACGATGATCGGCAAGCTCGAGTCGTTTTTGCGCGGGCGAGGTTTTGACGTAATGGTAACGAGGGAGCCCGGCGGAGTGCGCATCGCTGAGGCGATTCGTGCGCTCATTTTAAATCGCGAGTATACAGAAATGGACGGGCGGACGGAAGCGCTTTTGTATGCGGCGGCGAGGCGGCAGCATTTGCTTGAGAAAATTGTTCCGGCGCTCGAGGCTGGCCGCGTTGTGCTGTGCGACCGATTTGTCGACAGCTCGCTCGCCTACCAAGGATTTGCCCGCGGGCTTGGTGTCGAAGAAGTATGGAAAATTAACGAGTTTGCCATTGATGGATATATGCCGTCTTTGACGGTTTATTTTGATATTGATCCGCACATCGGGCTCGAACGGATTCGGCAAAACCGGGAGCGGGAAGTGAACCGGCTCGATCTTGAAGCGTTGTCTTTTCATGATAAGGTAAGGGAAGGATATCGAGAGTTGGCGAAGCGGTTTGCCGATCGGATCGTCGTCATCGATGCAAGCCGACCGCTCGATGATGTGTTTTCCGAGACGGCGACGGCGGTGCTCTCCCGCCTTGAAGGAAGATCAAAGCGTGATTTCCATGAATCCGGCCGTGATGATTCGCACTGGACATGA
- the recR gene encoding recombination mediator RecR: MHYPEPISKLIDSFMKLPGIGPKTAARLAFHVLAMKEDTVLEFAKALVDVKRHIHYCTICGHITDTDPCYICKDERRDRTMICVVQDPKDVIAMEKMKEYNGLYHVLHGAISPMEGIGPEDIKIAELLARLQDETIQEVILATDPNIEGEATAMYLSRLLKPTGIKVTRIAHGLPVGGDLEYADEVTLSKALEGRREL; the protein is encoded by the coding sequence ATGCATTATCCAGAGCCAATATCGAAGTTAATTGACAGTTTTATGAAACTGCCCGGGATCGGTCCAAAAACAGCCGCCCGCCTTGCATTCCATGTGCTGGCGATGAAAGAGGACACCGTGCTCGAGTTTGCCAAAGCGCTCGTCGATGTGAAGCGCCATATTCATTATTGCACGATTTGCGGACATATTACGGATACAGACCCTTGTTACATCTGCAAAGATGAACGGCGCGACCGAACGATGATTTGCGTCGTCCAAGACCCGAAAGATGTCATCGCTATGGAGAAGATGAAGGAATATAACGGTCTATATCATGTGTTGCACGGGGCCATCTCCCCAATGGAAGGGATCGGTCCGGAAGACATTAAAATCGCCGAGCTGCTGGCAAGATTGCAGGATGAAACGATCCAAGAAGTGATTTTGGCGACCGACCCAAACATTGAAGGGGAGGCGACGGCTATGTATTTATCGCGCCTGCTAAAACCGACAGGGATCAAAGTCACCCGCATCGCCCATGGCTTGCCGGTCGGCGGCGATTTGGAATATGCGGATGAAGTGACATTATCAAAAGCGTTGGAAGGACGCCGTGAGCTGTAG
- a CDS encoding glycoside hydrolase family 18 protein translates to MQIHVIQSGQTLSGIAEAYGTTVEEIVRANKLPNPDELVVGQTLVIPIVGRFYWVQRGDSLWSIARRFSIPMQRLAEVNRLSLNAPLRVGQRLYIPPGAKRRAEFNAYIEPRGATVSPALEASAREAAPYLTYLSPFYFSIRRDATLQGPPLDDFPAIARANRVTLVMVVANIENGQFSDELGALILTNETLQNRLLDNIVATARRYGFRDIHFDFEYLRPEDREAYNAFLRKAKRRFEREGWLMSTALAPKTSATQRGRWYEAHDYRAHGQIVDFVVIMTYEWGYSGGPPMPVSPIGPVRRVLEYAISEMPAGKILMGQNLYGYDWTLPYVPGGPYARAISPQQAIALAAKYNVAIEYDIEAQAPHFRYRDENGREHEVWFEDARSIQAKFHLVKELGLRGVSYWKLGLDFPQNWLLIADQFTVVKK, encoded by the coding sequence ATGCAAATCCATGTCATACAGAGCGGACAAACGTTGAGCGGGATCGCTGAGGCATACGGAACGACCGTCGAGGAAATTGTCCGGGCCAACAAGCTTCCAAATCCTGATGAACTTGTTGTCGGCCAGACGCTCGTCATCCCGATCGTCGGCCGTTTTTATTGGGTGCAGCGCGGCGACAGTTTATGGTCGATTGCGCGCCGATTCTCCATTCCGATGCAGCGGCTTGCAGAGGTGAACCGCCTCTCGTTAAATGCCCCGCTGCGGGTCGGTCAGCGGCTGTACATCCCTCCCGGCGCCAAGCGGAGGGCGGAGTTTAACGCGTATATCGAGCCGCGCGGAGCCACCGTCAGCCCAGCACTGGAAGCGAGCGCCCGCGAGGCCGCCCCGTATTTGACCTATTTAAGCCCCTTTTATTTTTCCATCCGGCGCGACGCGACACTGCAAGGGCCGCCGCTTGACGACTTTCCGGCCATCGCCCGCGCCAACCGCGTCACGCTTGTTATGGTTGTCGCCAACATTGAAAACGGACAGTTCAGCGACGAGCTCGGTGCGCTCATTTTAACGAATGAGACACTGCAAAACCGCCTGCTCGACAACATTGTCGCGACCGCTAGACGTTACGGTTTTCGCGATATTCATTTCGATTTTGAATATTTGCGCCCGGAAGACCGCGAGGCATACAACGCCTTTTTGCGCAAGGCGAAACGTCGGTTTGAACGGGAAGGATGGTTGATGTCGACCGCTCTAGCGCCGAAAACGAGTGCGACTCAGCGCGGGCGCTGGTACGAGGCGCACGATTACCGCGCCCACGGACAAATTGTTGATTTTGTCGTCATTATGACGTACGAATGGGGTTACAGCGGTGGGCCGCCAATGCCTGTTTCCCCGATCGGACCGGTTCGCCGCGTACTTGAGTATGCCATTTCGGAAATGCCGGCAGGAAAAATTTTAATGGGGCAAAACTTGTATGGCTATGACTGGACGTTGCCGTACGTACCGGGCGGTCCGTACGCCCGGGCCATTAGCCCGCAGCAAGCCATCGCCCTTGCGGCAAAGTATAACGTCGCCATTGAATACGACATCGAGGCGCAGGCGCCCCACTTTCGCTATCGCGACGAGAACGGCCGCGAACATGAAGTATGGTTTGAAGATGCCCGTTCCATCCAAGCGAAATTTCATTTAGTCAAAGAACTTGGTTTGCGTGGAGTCAGTTACTGGAAACTTGGTCTTGACTTCCCGCAAAACTGGCTGCTAATCGCCGATCAATTCACGGTGGTGAAAAAATAG
- a CDS encoding pro-sigmaK processing inhibitor BofA family protein — MEPKIVITVLLTLIAVLLIVGARLKALRFVGYAAIRLIVGALALFVINAVGGHFNIHIPINLITSLVCGFLGLPGAAALIVIDQYIL; from the coding sequence TTGGAACCGAAAATCGTCATTACGGTGCTGTTAACGCTGATCGCCGTGCTCCTTATTGTCGGCGCTCGCCTTAAGGCGCTTCGCTTTGTCGGCTACGCCGCCATCCGCCTAATCGTCGGCGCACTCGCGCTGTTTGTCATCAATGCCGTTGGCGGACATTTTAACATTCATATCCCGATTAACTTAATTACTTCGCTCGTTTGTGGATTTCTTGGCCTCCCAGGGGCTGCAGCATTAATTGTGATTGACCAATATATTTTGTGA
- a CDS encoding aminotransferase class I/II-fold pyridoxal phosphate-dependent enzyme: MNQTKTPLYDALMRHWARRPVSFHVPGHKYGAVFSKRAGDVFSSVLTLDATEISGLDDLHHPEAAIAEAQALAAELYGAEETFFLVNGSTAGNLAMIATVCDEKKRKVIVQRNCHKSVMHALQLMGATPVLLSPVFDSDMHVASHVCVEAIKEALALHRDAAAVVLTNPNYYGMSIDLTEIVCLAHDYGIPVLVDEAHGAHFVIGPPFPKPALACGADVVVQSAHKTLPAMTMGAFLHVNSGRIDVERLKYFLQLFQSSSPSYPIMASLDLARSYVAELAEDDVAAMAAEIEEFKAALAHIDGVAVVSSRQSDVQTDLLKVTVQTRSSLTGYELQQRLEREGVFTELADPLNVLLVCPLAATGRLMEAVGKMKRAWRGLPAGETPLLGSFPFLRPPLSVLVPYDELRDARKKAVALEEAEGYVAAETVIPYPPGVPLMWIGERIDRVHIEQIRQLLRHRAHVQGGSRLGDGLLVVYELR, translated from the coding sequence ATGAATCAAACAAAAACTCCTTTATATGACGCGTTAATGCGCCATTGGGCGCGCCGTCCGGTTTCGTTCCACGTGCCAGGTCATAAATATGGCGCCGTGTTTTCGAAACGGGCGGGGGATGTGTTTTCTTCGGTATTGACGTTGGATGCGACGGAGATTTCCGGGCTTGATGACTTGCACCATCCGGAAGCGGCCATTGCTGAGGCGCAGGCATTGGCGGCCGAACTGTATGGCGCCGAGGAAACGTTTTTCCTTGTGAACGGATCGACGGCAGGAAATTTGGCGATGATCGCCACCGTATGTGATGAAAAGAAGCGGAAAGTCATTGTGCAACGCAACTGCCATAAATCAGTGATGCATGCACTGCAGCTCATGGGGGCAACCCCTGTTCTTCTTTCTCCTGTGTTTGACAGCGATATGCACGTTGCTTCGCACGTTTGCGTGGAAGCTATCAAAGAGGCGCTTGCCCTTCATCGCGACGCCGCTGCCGTTGTATTGACGAACCCGAATTATTATGGGATGTCGATTGATTTAACAGAAATCGTCTGTCTAGCTCATGACTATGGGATTCCCGTGCTTGTCGATGAGGCGCACGGCGCCCATTTCGTCATCGGCCCTCCGTTTCCGAAGCCGGCGCTTGCTTGCGGTGCCGATGTGGTTGTGCAGTCGGCGCATAAAACATTGCCGGCGATGACGATGGGGGCGTTTTTGCATGTGAACAGCGGGCGCATCGATGTAGAGCGGTTGAAATATTTTTTGCAACTGTTTCAATCGAGCAGCCCGTCTTACCCGATTATGGCGTCGCTTGATTTGGCGCGAAGCTATGTCGCCGAGCTTGCGGAAGATGATGTGGCGGCGATGGCAGCAGAAATTGAAGAATTCAAGGCGGCATTGGCCCATATAGATGGGGTGGCGGTCGTTTCTTCCCGACAGTCCGATGTGCAGACGGACCTGCTGAAAGTGACGGTACAAACACGCAGTTCGCTGACGGGGTATGAACTGCAGCAACGGCTCGAGCGCGAAGGGGTGTTTACAGAACTGGCCGATCCGTTGAACGTTCTGCTCGTTTGTCCGCTCGCTGCGACCGGCAGGCTTATGGAGGCAGTGGGAAAAATGAAGCGGGCGTGGCGCGGGTTGCCGGCCGGCGAGACGCCGTTGCTTGGCTCCTTTCCATTTTTACGCCCGCCGCTCTCGGTGTTAGTCCCGTATGATGAGTTGCGCGATGCACGGAAAAAAGCGGTCGCTTTAGAGGAGGCGGAAGGGTATGTGGCGGCGGAAACGGTCATTCCATACCCTCCTGGGGTGCCGCTTATGTGGATCGGCGAACGAATCGACCGCGTTCATATTGAACAAATTCGCCAGCTTCTCCGCCATCGGGCGCATGTGCAAGGCGGAAGCCGGCTCGGAGATGGATTGCTTGTCGTATATGAACTTCGATGA
- a CDS encoding sigma factor G inhibitor Gin: MRTSAIGQNKRGNVCIVCEQEKEEGIFLFGHFLCLDCHRAIVQTNTDDPNYAFYVRQLRKMITSKIYS; this comes from the coding sequence GTGAGGACATCGGCGATTGGCCAAAACAAACGTGGAAACGTGTGCATTGTTTGTGAACAAGAAAAAGAGGAAGGTATTTTTCTTTTTGGCCATTTTCTTTGTTTGGATTGCCACCGAGCAATTGTGCAAACGAATACGGACGATCCGAATTACGCATTTTATGTGCGGCAGCTGCGGAAAATGATAACCTCTAAAATTTATTCGTAA
- the tadA gene encoding tRNA adenosine(34) deaminase TadA — translation MNHDEYYMKLAIEEAKKAEQIGEVPIGAVIVQDGRVIARAHNLRETEQRAIAHAEILAIDEACQAIGSWRLERATLYVTLEPCAMCAGAIVLSRIERVVFGASDPKGGCAGTLMNLLQESRFNHQADVTSGVLASECGSLLSDFFRRLREQKKNVGGSSN, via the coding sequence ATGAACCACGATGAGTATTACATGAAGTTAGCGATTGAAGAGGCAAAAAAAGCGGAGCAAATCGGTGAAGTGCCGATCGGAGCCGTTATCGTCCAAGACGGACGCGTCATCGCCCGCGCCCATAATTTGCGGGAAACGGAGCAACGCGCCATTGCCCATGCGGAAATTTTAGCGATTGATGAAGCGTGCCAGGCGATCGGTTCATGGCGGCTTGAGCGGGCGACGTTGTATGTGACGCTTGAGCCATGCGCCATGTGTGCGGGAGCTATCGTTCTTTCCCGCATTGAGCGGGTTGTGTTTGGCGCCAGCGACCCAAAAGGGGGATGCGCCGGGACGTTGATGAACTTGCTGCAAGAGAGCCGGTTCAACCACCAAGCCGACGTCACTAGCGGCGTATTGGCTAGCGAGTGCGGGTCGTTATTAAGCGATTTTTTCCGCCGATTGCGTGAACAAAAGAAAAATGTTGGCGGAAGTTCCAACTAA
- a CDS encoding YbaB/EbfC family nucleoid-associated protein, whose translation MMRGGMGNMQKMLKQMQKMQKEMQKAQEELAEKTVEGTAGGGMVTVVANGHKQILEVKIKEEVVDPDDIEMLQDLILAATNDALKKVDELANDMMGQFTKGLNIPGLF comes from the coding sequence ATGATGCGTGGCGGAATGGGAAATATGCAAAAAATGTTGAAACAAATGCAAAAGATGCAAAAAGAAATGCAAAAGGCGCAAGAAGAGTTAGCGGAAAAAACGGTAGAAGGCACAGCCGGGGGCGGCATGGTGACGGTCGTCGCCAATGGTCATAAACAAATTTTAGAGGTCAAAATTAAGGAAGAAGTCGTAGACCCAGACGATATTGAAATGCTGCAAGATTTAATTTTAGCGGCGACAAACGATGCGCTCAAAAAGGTGGATGAACTGGCGAACGACATGATGGGGCAATTTACGAAAGGGTTAAACATTCCAGGACTGTTCTAG
- the dnaX gene encoding DNA polymerase III subunit gamma/tau, whose amino-acid sequence MAYQALYRVFRPQRFADMVGQEHVTKTLQSALLQHKISHAYLFSGPRGTGKTSAAKIFAKAVNCEHAPAAEPCNECPACLGITNGTVPDVLEIDAASNNRVDEIRDIRDKVKFAPTSVRYKVYIIDEVHMLSIGAFNALLKTLEEPPKHVIFILATTEPHKIPATIISRCQRFDFRRIPLSAIVSRLKYVANAQGVEASDEALSAIARAADGGMRDALSLLDQAISFSDGKLELDDVLAMTGAASFAALADFIGAIYRKDTAAVLQQFEAMMAQGKDPNRLVEDLILYYRDLLLYKTAPHVEGAIQLAVVDEAFTSLSETIPLSDLYGAIELLNKSQQEMKWTNHPRLLLEVALVKLCHQPVAAPARTASELEPLVKRIETLEAELRRLKEQPPTPSSAVAPTKKTVKAVKTGGYKVPVGRIHELLKQATHEDLALVKGRWADVLDTLKRQHKVSHAALLQESEPVAASASAFVLKFKYEIHCKMATDPASSVKENVETILFELTNRRFEMVAIPEEEWGKIREEFIRNKEAKAEKSEEEPLIAEAKRLFGEGLIEIKE is encoded by the coding sequence GTGGCATATCAAGCGTTATACCGTGTTTTCCGGCCGCAGCGCTTCGCTGACATGGTCGGCCAGGAACACGTAACGAAAACATTGCAAAGCGCCCTGCTTCAACATAAAATATCGCACGCTTACCTATTTTCCGGTCCCCGCGGAACGGGAAAAACGAGCGCGGCGAAAATTTTCGCCAAGGCGGTCAATTGCGAACATGCTCCGGCGGCCGAACCGTGCAACGAATGTCCCGCTTGCCTCGGCATTACGAACGGAACGGTTCCTGATGTGCTGGAAATTGACGCCGCTTCGAACAACCGTGTCGATGAAATCCGCGACATCCGCGACAAAGTCAAGTTTGCACCGACTTCGGTCCGCTATAAAGTGTACATTATTGACGAAGTGCACATGTTGTCGATCGGCGCGTTTAACGCGCTGCTGAAAACATTAGAAGAGCCGCCGAAACATGTCATTTTCATTTTGGCCACGACCGAGCCGCATAAAATTCCGGCAACGATTATTTCCCGCTGTCAACGGTTCGACTTTCGCCGCATTCCGCTATCGGCCATCGTTTCTCGGCTGAAATACGTAGCGAATGCCCAAGGAGTGGAAGCATCCGATGAGGCGCTGTCAGCCATTGCCCGCGCCGCCGATGGGGGGATGCGCGATGCGCTCAGCCTGCTTGACCAAGCGATTTCGTTTAGCGATGGGAAGCTTGAGCTCGACGATGTGCTGGCGATGACCGGGGCGGCGTCATTTGCCGCATTAGCCGACTTCATTGGGGCCATCTACCGCAAAGATACAGCAGCGGTTCTTCAGCAGTTCGAAGCAATGATGGCGCAAGGGAAAGACCCGAACCGTCTAGTGGAAGATTTAATTTTGTATTATCGCGACTTGTTGCTGTACAAAACCGCCCCTCATGTGGAAGGAGCTATTCAACTTGCAGTCGTCGACGAGGCGTTTACCTCGCTTTCGGAAACGATTCCTCTTTCTGATTTATACGGAGCGATTGAGCTGTTGAACAAAAGCCAGCAAGAGATGAAGTGGACGAACCACCCGCGCCTCCTTTTGGAAGTGGCGCTTGTGAAGCTTTGCCATCAGCCGGTCGCCGCCCCAGCGCGGACCGCCTCCGAGCTGGAACCGTTAGTGAAGCGGATTGAGACGCTGGAAGCCGAACTGCGCCGCCTGAAGGAACAGCCGCCCACTCCTTCATCAGCTGTCGCCCCGACGAAAAAAACGGTGAAGGCGGTAAAAACTGGGGGATATAAAGTGCCGGTCGGCCGCATTCACGAACTGTTGAAGCAGGCGACGCACGAAGATTTAGCGTTGGTGAAAGGACGCTGGGCTGATGTGCTTGACACGCTGAAGCGGCAGCATAAAGTGTCGCATGCCGCCTTGCTTCAAGAGAGCGAGCCGGTCGCAGCGAGCGCCTCGGCATTTGTGTTAAAGTTTAAGTATGAAATTCACTGCAAAATGGCGACAGATCCGGCGAGCTCCGTGAAGGAAAACGTTGAGACGATTTTGTTCGAACTGACGAACCGGCGGTTTGAAATGGTCGCCATTCCGGAAGAAGAATGGGGAAAAATAAGGGAAGAGTTTATCCGCAACAAAGAAGCCAAAGCGGAAAAAAGTGAAGAAGAACCGTTGATCGCCGAAGCAAAACGACTGTTCGGCGAAGGGCTGATCGAAATTAAAGAATAA